One genomic segment of Thalassospiraceae bacterium LMO-SO8 includes these proteins:
- a CDS encoding response regulator transcription factor yields the protein MPSSIALVDDDQNILTSVSMALEAEGYNVTTYSDGAEALEGLGRAPVDLAVLDIKMPRMDGMELLSRIRERDNLPVIFLTSKDDEVDEVVGLRMGADDYIKKPFSQRLLIERIRAVLRRRELEGKEPDSKDVVRRGELVLDPGRHLCTWQGKEVNLTVTEFLIVEALARRPGHVKNRDQLIDAAYGENIYVDDRTIDSHIKRLRRKFRAVDNDFSEIETLYGIGYRYKAE from the coding sequence ATGCCGAGTTCCATCGCCCTGGTCGACGACGATCAAAACATTCTGACCTCCGTGTCCATGGCGCTGGAGGCCGAGGGCTACAACGTCACCACCTATTCCGACGGGGCCGAGGCCCTGGAAGGCCTGGGCCGCGCCCCCGTGGACCTGGCCGTGCTCGATATCAAGATGCCGCGCATGGACGGGATGGAGCTGTTGTCCCGCATCCGCGAGCGCGACAATCTGCCGGTGATCTTCCTGACCTCGAAGGACGACGAGGTCGACGAGGTCGTGGGGCTCCGCATGGGGGCCGACGACTACATCAAGAAGCCGTTTTCCCAGCGCCTGTTGATCGAGCGCATCCGCGCCGTGCTGCGCCGCCGCGAATTGGAGGGCAAGGAGCCCGATTCCAAGGATGTCGTGCGCCGGGGCGAGTTGGTGCTCGACCCAGGCCGGCATCTCTGCACCTGGCAAGGCAAGGAGGTGAACCTGACGGTCACCGAATTCCTGATCGTCGAGGCCCTGGCCCGCCGCCCCGGCCACGTGAAAAACCGCGACCAGTTGATTGACGCCGCCTACGGCGAGAATATCTATGTCGATGACCGGACGATCGACAGCCACATCAAGCGGCTGCGCCGCAAGTTCCGGGCCGTGGACAATGACTTTTCGGAGATCGAAACGCTGTACGGCATCGGCTACCGCTACAAGGCGGAATAG
- a CDS encoding phosphoenolpyruvate carboxykinase, which translates to MENAGHFISSFGLDNHGLAGVKRAFWNLDAHHLFEEAVRRGEGRISAGGAIVTETGQHTGRSPNDRFIVEEDATKGEIWWGKVNRPMSEAHFNGLLDKMQKHYQGKDAFVQDCYAGAHPDYRLKVRVVTEEAWHNLFARNMFIQPPRDDLASFEPEFTVIQAPSLTADPAHDGTTSGTFIVVHLSRRMIIIGGSAYAGEIKKSIFSIMNFLMPARDVLPMHCSANQGADGATAIFFGLSGTGKTTLSADSSRTLIGDDEHGWGDVGVFNFEGGCYAKTINLTHEAEPEIFDLCHTFGSIIENVVMDPATGGLDFFDPSLTENGRVSYDISKVHNASASGCGGQPKDIVMLTCDAFGVLPPISQLTPDQAMYHFLSGYTAKVAGTERGLKEPQATFSTCFGAPFMPRHPTVYAKLLGEKMAKHNAKCWLVNTGWSGGGYGEGERMKIAYTRAMLHAALDGKLDAAGFTPDPNFGVLVPNACPNVPTDVLNPKNTWANAGAYDAQARDLTQRFEANFGQFESHVGDSVKAAAIRAAA; encoded by the coding sequence GTGGAGAACGCAGGACACTTCATTTCCAGCTTCGGATTGGACAACCACGGATTGGCGGGGGTCAAGCGGGCCTTTTGGAACCTCGACGCTCATCATCTGTTCGAAGAGGCGGTCCGCCGCGGCGAAGGCCGGATTTCGGCCGGCGGCGCCATCGTCACCGAAACAGGCCAGCACACGGGCCGTTCGCCCAACGACCGCTTCATCGTCGAGGAAGACGCGACCAAGGGTGAGATCTGGTGGGGCAAGGTCAACCGCCCCATGTCCGAGGCTCATTTCAACGGCCTGCTGGACAAGATGCAGAAGCATTACCAGGGCAAGGACGCCTTCGTGCAGGACTGCTACGCCGGGGCCCATCCCGATTACCGCCTGAAGGTGCGGGTGGTGACCGAGGAAGCCTGGCACAACCTGTTCGCGCGCAACATGTTCATTCAGCCGCCGCGCGATGACCTGGCCTCCTTCGAACCGGAATTCACCGTCATCCAGGCGCCGTCGCTGACCGCCGACCCGGCACATGACGGCACCACCTCGGGCACCTTCATCGTCGTGCACCTGTCACGGCGCATGATCATCATCGGCGGATCGGCCTATGCCGGCGAGATCAAGAAGTCGATCTTCTCGATCATGAACTTCCTGATGCCGGCCCGCGACGTGCTGCCCATGCATTGCTCGGCCAACCAGGGCGCCGACGGCGCCACGGCCATCTTCTTCGGCCTGTCGGGCACCGGCAAGACGACCCTGTCGGCGGATTCCTCGCGCACGCTGATCGGCGACGACGAACACGGCTGGGGCGATGTCGGGGTCTTCAACTTCGAAGGCGGCTGCTACGCCAAGACCATCAACCTGACCCACGAGGCCGAGCCGGAAATCTTCGATCTCTGCCACACCTTCGGTTCGATCATCGAGAACGTGGTGATGGACCCGGCCACGGGCGGGCTCGATTTCTTCGATCCGTCCCTGACCGAGAACGGCCGCGTCAGCTACGACATCTCCAAGGTCCACAACGCCTCGGCCAGCGGCTGCGGCGGCCAGCCCAAGGACATCGTGATGCTGACCTGCGACGCCTTCGGCGTGCTGCCGCCGATCAGTCAGCTGACCCCGGATCAGGCCATGTACCACTTCCTCAGCGGCTATACGGCCAAGGTCGCCGGGACCGAACGGGGCCTGAAGGAGCCGCAGGCGACGTTCTCGACCTGCTTCGGCGCACCGTTCATGCCGCGCCATCCCACGGTCTACGCCAAGCTGCTGGGCGAAAAGATGGCCAAGCACAACGCCAAATGCTGGCTGGTCAACACCGGCTGGTCCGGCGGCGGCTACGGCGAGGGCGAACGCATGAAGATCGCCTATACCCGGGCCATGCTGCACGCGGCGCTCGACGGCAAGCTCGACGCCGCCGGCTTCACCCCCGATCCCAATTTCGGGGTGCTGGTGCCCAACGCCTGCCCGAACGTGCCGACGGACGTGCTCAACCCCAAGAACACCTGGGCCAACGCCGGGGCTTACGACGCCCAGGCGCGCGACCTGACCCAGCGGTTCGAAGCCAACTTCGGCCAGTTCGAAAGCCATGTCGGCGACAGTGTGAAGGCGGCCGCCATCCGCGCCGCCGCCTGA
- a CDS encoding pyridoxamine 5'-phosphate oxidase family protein, giving the protein MVRPPSVPRDVLIAEIRSLLMGGRAGVLSTTFRGKAHWPYGSLVTYAPDTDGAPIFLFSGLSDHTGNLAKDPKASLLVERALRKKNPQQGPRISVLGTVAPTTSKRHRARFLARHPGAARYADFGDFGFYRMDIDRVHLVGGFARAQWLKGDEIAPPAAAVRAVAQAEAGVIDHMNGDHGAALDLYANKLLRRKGQGWRAVACDPWGLDLMRNDVPARLEFDAMAADAGGLRRALVDLAAKARAGA; this is encoded by the coding sequence ATGGTCCGCCCCCCTTCCGTTCCCCGCGATGTCCTGATCGCCGAGATCCGCAGTCTGCTGATGGGCGGGCGCGCGGGCGTCTTGTCCACGACCTTCCGGGGGAAGGCGCATTGGCCCTACGGCTCGCTCGTGACCTACGCGCCGGATACGGACGGCGCCCCCATATTTCTGTTTTCGGGCCTGTCCGATCACACGGGCAATCTCGCGAAAGACCCAAAGGCGTCGCTTCTGGTCGAACGCGCCCTGCGCAAGAAGAACCCGCAGCAGGGGCCGCGCATCTCGGTCCTCGGCACGGTCGCCCCGACCACGTCGAAGCGCCACCGCGCGCGGTTTTTGGCCCGCCATCCGGGGGCGGCGCGCTATGCCGATTTCGGCGACTTCGGATTCTACCGCATGGACATCGACCGGGTGCATCTGGTCGGCGGCTTCGCCCGCGCGCAATGGCTGAAGGGCGACGAGATCGCGCCGCCCGCGGCCGCCGTGCGCGCCGTCGCCCAGGCGGAAGCGGGCGTCATCGATCACATGAACGGCGATCACGGGGCGGCGCTCGACCTTTACGCCAACAAGCTGTTGCGGCGAAAGGGCCAGGGCTGGCGCGCCGTCGCCTGCGATCCCTGGGGCCTGGACCTGATGCGGAACGACGTTCCAGCGCGCCTTGAATTCGACGCCATGGCGGCCGACGCGGGCGGCCTGCGCCGGGCCCTGGTCGATCTCGCGGCGAAGGCGCGGGCCGGGGCCTGA
- a CDS encoding CbtA family protein gives MIGRIFTVALLAGLAAGLVISVVQHFTTTPIILHAEEFENKPAASLGGHARLDLTARGLTGGRLYLAHATGEHAPGAEAEGWGPEDGLERTLYTTLANVLTGIGFALVLTAAMFMRGRPVDGRQGVMWGVAGFAAVSLAPSLGLPPEVPGSMAAELVARQGWWIFAAGASVAGLALMFLGRDRWMPFGGVALLILPHLVGAPQPDAIGGAVPPELAGHFVAASLVTAAAFWAFLGWATGTLAQRFRLT, from the coding sequence ATGATCGGACGTATCTTTACGGTCGCGCTGCTGGCCGGGCTGGCGGCTGGGCTCGTCATTTCCGTGGTGCAGCACTTCACGACCACCCCCATCATTCTCCATGCGGAGGAATTCGAAAACAAACCCGCGGCCTCCCTGGGCGGTCATGCGCGGTTGGATTTGACGGCGCGCGGGCTGACCGGCGGGCGGCTCTATCTGGCCCATGCCACGGGAGAGCACGCGCCGGGCGCCGAAGCGGAAGGCTGGGGGCCCGAAGACGGGTTGGAACGCACGCTGTACACCACCCTCGCCAACGTGTTGACGGGAATCGGCTTCGCCCTGGTGCTGACGGCGGCGATGTTCATGCGCGGCCGGCCCGTCGATGGGCGGCAGGGCGTGATGTGGGGTGTCGCCGGGTTCGCGGCGGTGTCGCTGGCCCCGTCCTTGGGTTTGCCGCCCGAGGTGCCGGGCTCCATGGCCGCCGAGCTGGTCGCCCGCCAGGGATGGTGGATCTTCGCGGCCGGCGCGTCGGTGGCGGGTCTGGCCCTCATGTTCCTGGGCCGTGACCGCTGGATGCCCTTCGGCGGCGTCGCGCTTTTGATTCTGCCCCATCTGGTCGGGGCCCCCCAACCGGACGCCATCGGCGGCGCCGTGCCGCCGGAACTGGCGGGCCATTTCGTCGCGGCCTCCCTGGTCACGGCGGCGGCCTTCTGGGCCTTTCTCGGCTGGGCCACGGGAACCCTGGCGCAGCGTTTCCGCCTGACCTGA
- a CDS encoding CbtB domain-containing protein yields the protein MTTQTNRIVTTTAAERAMPAALALLFGVFLLFGTGFAHPEAIHNAAHDTRHAFAFPCH from the coding sequence ATGACCACTCAGACCAACCGGATCGTCACGACGACCGCCGCCGAACGGGCGATGCCCGCGGCCCTCGCTCTTCTGTTCGGGGTTTTCCTGCTGTTCGGCACGGGCTTCGCCCATCCGGAGGCCATTCACAACGCTGCCCACGATACCCGGCACGCCTTCGCCTTCCCCTGCCACTAA